The proteins below come from a single Bryobacter aggregatus MPL3 genomic window:
- a CDS encoding alpha/beta hydrolase family protein, whose product MRLVLALLATCLFAQDPLADYLNQFATKQLAARKAAIGAITTEAQARQRMAESRAKLIRQIGGLIDYRGPLRAVTTKTHDRGSYIVENVHFESLPNYIVTANFYRPKTPGKHPAILFSMGHWDISKPFAQHIAANLANKGFAVLVYDPAGQGERQQAYNASYGRSLIGGSVEQHFMGGAQAILAGESVARYFIQDSRRGLDYLVSRPEVDANRIGASGCSGGGTQTTYVSAIDERIKVAAPACYMNSFEMLLTGPTGDSEQSLPGFIAEGLDQADWVYQFAPKPWLISSTEKDFFTPAGAKLVVDQAKSFYRVFDRDALVKWVVGPGGHGTPQVVREAIYEWMIHWLKDGKGDFQDEVLPLLQPEELCAYDKCIAPGHGLSEVIAESWKQRQQTGDPKKLIVLGGPATGLTKTEWLGPENAEELFVVIQDNNAAKRRAEVLASLGNRVLLVRLPGYPTGGPSEGPYSGPWIQHTRAWLVGLNLPSLRANDLLLTIRPQLDRYQKVYLHGWGTGGIAALYAAHAEPRIAKIWLERTPLSIASAMTVPIHKNLHEAIVPGLALAGDFKDFTDKRFFWVDATDWNENRLEQTIPGVYRRPFDQPDSDLLAAFRKY is encoded by the coding sequence ATGAGATTGGTCCTCGCCCTTCTTGCCACCTGCCTGTTTGCCCAAGATCCCCTCGCCGACTACCTCAATCAATTCGCCACCAAGCAGCTAGCCGCGCGCAAAGCGGCCATCGGTGCGATCACCACAGAAGCCCAGGCGCGCCAGCGCATGGCCGAATCCCGCGCGAAGCTGATCCGGCAGATCGGCGGCTTGATCGACTATCGCGGGCCGCTGCGCGCCGTCACCACCAAGACACACGACCGTGGCAGCTATATCGTCGAAAACGTCCACTTCGAATCGCTCCCCAACTACATCGTCACCGCAAACTTCTATCGCCCAAAGACGCCAGGCAAGCATCCGGCAATCCTCTTCTCGATGGGACATTGGGATATCAGCAAGCCCTTCGCCCAGCACATCGCGGCGAATCTGGCCAACAAAGGCTTTGCCGTTCTCGTTTACGATCCCGCCGGCCAGGGAGAGCGCCAGCAGGCCTACAACGCGAGCTACGGCCGCAGTCTCATCGGCGGTAGCGTTGAGCAACACTTCATGGGTGGAGCGCAAGCGATTCTCGCAGGCGAGTCCGTGGCCCGCTACTTCATCCAGGATTCGCGCCGTGGTCTCGACTATCTGGTGAGCCGTCCTGAGGTGGACGCCAATCGCATCGGCGCCAGTGGCTGCTCCGGTGGCGGCACCCAAACCACTTATGTCTCAGCGATTGACGAACGCATTAAGGTTGCTGCTCCAGCCTGCTATATGAACTCCTTTGAGATGCTGCTGACAGGCCCCACCGGCGACAGCGAGCAGAGCCTGCCGGGCTTCATCGCAGAGGGTCTGGACCAGGCGGACTGGGTCTATCAGTTTGCGCCCAAGCCCTGGCTGATCAGCTCAACCGAGAAGGACTTCTTCACGCCCGCCGGAGCCAAGTTGGTGGTGGATCAAGCAAAGAGCTTCTATCGTGTCTTTGATCGCGATGCGCTGGTCAAATGGGTGGTTGGCCCCGGGGGACACGGCACGCCACAAGTGGTGCGCGAAGCGATTTATGAGTGGATGATCCATTGGCTGAAGGACGGCAAAGGCGACTTCCAGGACGAAGTGCTGCCCCTGCTGCAACCGGAAGAACTCTGCGCCTACGACAAGTGCATCGCACCCGGCCACGGCCTGAGCGAAGTGATTGCCGAATCCTGGAAGCAGCGGCAACAGACGGGCGACCCGAAGAAGCTGATCGTCCTCGGCGGCCCGGCCACTGGGCTCACAAAAACCGAATGGCTGGGTCCGGAGAACGCAGAAGAATTGTTTGTTGTCATTCAGGACAACAACGCGGCCAAGCGCCGTGCGGAAGTGCTAGCCAGTCTGGGCAATCGAGTGCTGCTTGTTCGCCTCCCCGGCTACCCTACCGGTGGCCCCTCCGAAGGACCCTATAGCGGCCCCTGGATCCAGCACACCCGCGCCTGGCTGGTGGGTCTCAATCTCCCCAGCCTCCGTGCAAATGATCTGCTGCTGACCATCCGTCCGCAACTCGACCGTTATCAGAAGGTCTATCTCCACGGCTGGGGCACCGGCGGTATCGCCGCGCTCTACGCCGCTCATGCCGAACCGCGCATTGCTAAGATCTGGCTCGAGCGTACGCCGCTTTCCATCGCCTCTGCAATGACCGTTCCCATCCACAAGAACCTCCACGAGGCGATTGTGCCCGGCCTCGCGCTTGCCGGCGACTTCAAGGACTTCACCGACAAGCGCTTCTTCTGGGTGGATGCCACCGACTGGAACGAGAATCGACTGGAACAGACGATCCCGGGCGTCTACCGGCGCCCCTTTGACCAGCCAGACAGCGACCTGTTAGCTGCCTTTCGTAAATACTGA
- a CDS encoding glycosyltransferase, translating into MPKLDFVFFDAGGGHRAAATALKQACAQHYPDWQVRLVNLQEELDSLDIFRKLTGIRMEDVYNLVLRKGWTLGSPQLLVAMHALIRLYHPLQVRKLKEFWSQGAPDLLVSLIPNFNRALYQSIQAVSPRTRMVTSLTDLADYPPHFWIERNQQQYFICGTAKAAQQAKELGHASDRIFRVSGMVLHPRFYEPIEIDRDAERRTLGLDPKLPTGILLFGGYGSAVMRKIAKRLDDSGIQLQLLFICGKNAKLRAEIEALNLRMPHHIEGFTTRIPHYMKLADFLIGKPGPGSISEAIQMGLPVIVTRNALTLPQERYNADWVTEHGLGLVLQNYGQIVAGVQQMLAPGSLERFRNNASKMDNRAIDEIPKILERLLSLDSLER; encoded by the coding sequence ATGCCGAAATTGGACTTTGTTTTTTTCGACGCGGGAGGCGGACACCGTGCCGCCGCGACTGCATTGAAACAAGCGTGTGCGCAGCACTATCCCGACTGGCAAGTCCGTCTCGTCAATCTGCAGGAGGAACTCGACTCTCTCGACATCTTCCGCAAGCTCACCGGAATCCGGATGGAGGATGTCTATAACCTGGTGCTCCGCAAGGGCTGGACCCTCGGTTCGCCGCAACTGCTCGTCGCCATGCACGCGCTCATCCGGCTCTACCATCCACTGCAGGTGCGGAAGCTGAAGGAGTTCTGGAGCCAGGGTGCGCCCGACCTCCTGGTGTCGCTCATCCCAAACTTCAATCGCGCCTTATACCAATCGATTCAAGCCGTCAGTCCGCGGACCCGTATGGTCACTTCGCTCACCGACCTCGCCGATTACCCGCCGCACTTCTGGATTGAGCGTAACCAGCAGCAATACTTCATCTGTGGCACGGCAAAGGCAGCGCAGCAAGCCAAGGAGCTAGGTCACGCTTCCGACAGAATTTTCCGTGTCAGCGGAATGGTTCTGCATCCGCGTTTCTATGAACCCATCGAGATCGATCGCGACGCAGAACGCCGCACGCTCGGTCTTGACCCCAAGCTGCCCACCGGTATTCTGCTCTTTGGCGGTTACGGTTCTGCCGTCATGCGCAAGATCGCCAAACGTCTCGATGACAGCGGCATCCAGCTGCAGCTCCTCTTCATCTGCGGTAAGAATGCGAAGCTCCGCGCGGAGATCGAAGCACTGAATCTACGCATGCCGCATCACATTGAGGGCTTCACCACCCGCATTCCTCACTACATGAAACTGGCCGATTTCCTGATCGGAAAGCCGGGTCCCGGTTCGATCTCGGAAGCCATCCAGATGGGACTGCCCGTCATCGTCACCCGCAATGCGCTCACCCTGCCACAGGAGCGCTACAACGCAGACTGGGTGACCGAACATGGGCTGGGCCTGGTGCTCCAGAACTACGGCCAGATCGTCGCAGGTGTCCAGCAGATGCTTGCGCCAGGAAGCTTAGAGCGATTCCGGAACAATGCGAGCAAGATGGACAACCGTGCGATTGACGAAATCCCGAAAATTCTCGAAAGACTTCTTTCCCTTGATAGCCTAGAGCGATGA